From Triticum urartu cultivar G1812 chromosome 2, Tu2.1, whole genome shotgun sequence, a single genomic window includes:
- the LOC125541026 gene encoding zinc finger CCCH domain-containing protein 61-like → MTTMEMDMYKMVVQENGEVTYQLTDPTTWGAWAHEGHRLWASMPEDFWLYEYKVRMCPQPYSHDWTACPYAHKDERARRRDPRRFNYISISCPEYRANARAHAQLRLAGAGHPPPTCARGLRCRYAHGVFELWLHPSRFRTRKCDAGTRCQRQICFFAHFTRELRVEDPIAASTAAAVPSSSFAMPRTPPHILQCAPTTSVTRPQDVPAPQLFDDITLQATPNRLRMLSLYYAITGDDVFSSHIATATAAAVAAATTTMPTMRVPLLAYKEEEEDAKSVHYANYEDSLLNDYPHRDLIMDFMR, encoded by the coding sequence ATGACAACCATGGAAATGGACATGTATAAAATGGTGGTGCAGGAGAACGGCGAGGTCACATACCAGCTGACCGACCCGACGACATGGGGCGCGTGGGCGCACGAGGGACACCGATTGTGGGCGTCCATGCCAGAAGACTTCTGGCTATACGAGTACAAGGTGCGGATGTGCCCGCAGCCATACAGCCACGACTGGACGGCGTGCCCCTACGCGCACAAGGACGAACGCGCACGCCGCCGCGACCCGCGTCGCTTCAACTACATCTCCATCTCCTGCCCGGAGTACCGCGCCAATGCGCGTGCGCATGCGCAGCTCCGGCTTGCCGGTGCCGGGCACCCGCCGCCGACCTGCGCGCGCGGCCTCAGGTGCCGCTACGCGCATGGCGTATTCGAGCTGTGGCTGCACCCATCCCGGTTCCGCACACGCAAGTGTGATGCAGGCACGCGCTGCCAGCGCCAGATCTGCTTCTTTGCGCACTTCACCCGCGAGCTCAGGGTCGAGGACCCCATCGCCGCCTCCACCGCTGCAGCGGTGCCGTCTTCGTCCTTTGCCATGCCGCGGACGCCACCCCACATCCTCCAGTGCGCTCCTACCACTTCGGTGACGCGTCCGCAGGATGTTCCAGCTCCACAGCTGTTCGACGACATCACCCTGCAGGCCACTCCAAACAGGCTTCGCATGCTGAGCCTATACTATGCCATCACTGGGGACGATGTTTTCTCCTCCCACATCGCcactgccaccgccgccgccgtcgccgctgctACGACCACCATGCCGACCATGAGGGTGCCCTTACTGGCGtacaaggaggaggaggaggacgctAAATCCGTCCACTATGCGAACTACGAAGACTCCCTGCTGAACGACTACCCACACCGAGATCTCATCATGGACTTTATGCGCTAG